DNA from Minwuia thermotolerans:
GCCGACTTCAATGGCGACGGCGTCGACGAGATGGTGGTCGTCGAGAGCCACCTGGCGCATGGCGCAGCGCTCGCCATCTACGGCATCCGGGAGGGCCGGATCCAGCTCGTCCTCCGCGACGCGTGGATCGGACAGGCCAACCGCTGGCTCAATCCCGCCGGCATCGCCGACTTCGACGGGGACGGCCGGCTGGAGATCGCGATCGTGGTGACGCCCCATATCGGCGGCACGCTGAAGCTGCTCCCGCCCGGCGCGAAGGGCTTCGAGACGGTGGCCAGCCTGCCGGGTTATTCCAATCACGCCATGGGCTCCCGCGAGCAGGGCCTCAGCGTCGTCGCCGACGTCGACGGCGATGGCGTGGCCGACCTGATCCTGCCGAAGAACGGCCGGCGGTCTCTGCAGGCCCTCCGCTTCGCAGGCGGCCAGTCCGCCGTGCTGGACAGCGAGAGGCTGCCGGCGGCCCTGACCGGGGCATTGAGCGCGGCCACCGGCCCG
Protein-coding regions in this window:
- a CDS encoding FG-GAP repeat domain-containing protein; this translates as MSRGGPALLAAALFCLHLSTISAKERPPGALPDSVVATGEGPVRRAWLAEPTERYSHGVLGDAIEAGALMAELAGGRKLGIRLSEETVFEDRHVRLADFNGDGVDEMVVVESHLAHGAALAIYGIREGRIQLVLRDAWIGQANRWLNPAGIADFDGDGRLEIAIVVTPHIGGTLKLLPPGAKGFETVASLPGYSNHAMGSREQGLSVVADVDGDGVADLILPKNGRRSLQALRFAGGQSAVLDSERLPAALTGALSAATGPDGALVVRAPVEGGTVVEWRPAP